The Amaranthus tricolor cultivar Red isolate AtriRed21 chromosome 6, ASM2621246v1, whole genome shotgun sequence genome has a segment encoding these proteins:
- the LOC130815111 gene encoding equilibrative nucleotide transporter 8 has protein sequence MEVTKNIELQTSEPIRDTYKIAYILHFFLGAGNLLPWNAFITAIDYFAYLYPSKHVERVFSVAYMTSSLLILLLMVKSQGKSNSMLKNKTSFRVRMNAGFSMFVLSLMVAPIIDWAKWPDMKSHGSFIMTVSSVIVCGLSDGLIGGSLIGSAGNLPKEYMQAVFAGTASSGVLVTMLRMLTKASLPEDPQGLQTSAHFYFIVTAIILVVCTICSNLLFTLPVMQAYYKKQQSEQQHTDAPTHRPKLSETAKKILLPALGILIIYVVTLSIFPGFISDNDQKSKLLKDWYPILLIMAYNVSDLAGKSLTALLIPSNINKVTWACLGRVLFYPAFRACLHGPKWLDSEFVTVLLTFMLGLSNGYLTSTLMILTPKSVSGSEAETAAVVMAVALGFGLVGGSVLGWLWIT, from the exons atggaaGTAACAAAGAATATAGAACTCCAAACAAGTGAGCCAATAAGAGATACTTACAAAATTGCATACATTCTCCATTTCTTCTTAGGAGCTGGAAATCTTCTTCCATGGAACGCATTCATCACAGCCATTGATTACTTCGCGTATCTTTACCCATCAAAACACGTCGAAAGAGTCTTCTCGGTAGCTTACATGACTTCCTCCTTGCTCATCTTGCTGTTAATGGTAAAGAGCCAAGGAAAAAGTAACAGCATGTTAAAGAACAAAACAAGTTTCAGAGTCAGGATGAATGCTGGGTTTTCCATGTTTGTTCTGTCTCTAATGGTAGCTCCAATAATTGATTGGGCTAAATGGCCCGACATGAAATCCCATGGAAGCTTCATCATGACTGTGTCTTCTGTGATTGTGTGCGGTTTATCGGATGGATTGATCGGAGGAAGCTTGATTGGTTCTGCAGGAAACTTACCTAAGGAGTATATGCAGGCAGTTTTTGCTGGAACAGCTTCTTCAG GAGTTCTAGTTACGATGCTGAGGATGCTAACGAAGGCGTCACTCCCAGAGGATCCGCAAGGCCTACAAACAAGCGCGCACTTCTACTTTATAGTAACGGCCATCATTCTAGTAGTTTGCACAATCTGCAGCAACCTGTTGTTCACACTTCCTGTAATGCAAGCATACTATAAGAAGCAACAATCTGAACAACAGCACACTGATGCTCCAACTCACAGGCCAAAACTTTCTGAAACTGCAAAGAAAATCCTGCTTCCTGCACTCGGAATCCTGATCATCTATGTTGTTACGCTATCGATTTTCCCGGGATTCATTTCAGATAACGATCAGAAATCCAAGCTACTCAAGGATTGGTACCCGATTTTGCTGATCATGGCCTATAATGTTTCGGACTTAGCAGGAAAATCGTTAACAGCATTGTTAATTCCAAGCAACATAAACAAAGTTACATGGGCGTGTTTGGGAAGAGTCCTGTTTTATCCTGCATTTAGAGCATGTCTACATGGACCAAAATGGCTTGATAGTGAATTTGTTACAGTGTTGCTAACATTTATGCTTGGTTTAAGTAATGGGTATCTAACAAGTACGCTTATGATCCTAACACCGAAATCAGTGAGTGGTTCCGAGGCAGAGACTGCTGCGGTTGTTATGGCTGTGGCTCTTGGATTTGGTTTGGTTGGAGGTTCTGTTCTTGGTTGGCTTTGGATCACATAG